A window of the Bdellovibrio sp. ZAP7 genome harbors these coding sequences:
- the gatB gene encoding Asp-tRNA(Asn)/Glu-tRNA(Gln) amidotransferase subunit GatB: protein MSYRGYEPVIGIEIHVQLQTLSKMFCADATNFDAADNENVSPVSAGMPGTLPVVNKRAIEFGIKTGLALGCEIRRKSVFARKNYFYPDMPKGYQISQYDQPICENGKITFRVNGVDKTVNISRAHLEEDAGKSNHSGAHTLINLNRAGIPLLEVVTGPDLRSPAEAAEYGRTIRQIVRYLDVCDGNLEEGSLRCDCNVSVRKTGQEQFGTKVEIKNVNSFRFVEKAIEYEIERQIDELERGGKIIQETRLWDPDKNRTFSMRSKEDAQDYRYFPDPDLLPLIVTDQWIEQIRKELPELPIARAKRFHDEHGLPESDAHVLTIEKSVADYYEATAQVSKNHKASANWIMSELMRELNTANMDIDRSPIKPAQLGKMIAMIDTGTISGKMAKNVFQEMWDSGKEPDVIVKEKGLVQITDTSAIEKIIDEVLTNNAQAVEDHKSGKKKNLFGFFVGAVMKASKGQASPDLVNKILQEKLK from the coding sequence ATGTCATATAGAGGTTATGAACCTGTCATCGGTATTGAAATTCACGTGCAGCTGCAAACGCTCAGTAAGATGTTTTGCGCGGATGCAACGAACTTTGATGCGGCCGATAATGAAAATGTGTCTCCGGTAAGCGCAGGTATGCCGGGAACATTGCCGGTCGTAAATAAACGCGCTATTGAATTCGGCATTAAAACTGGATTGGCATTGGGCTGTGAAATCAGAAGAAAATCTGTCTTTGCGAGAAAGAACTATTTTTATCCAGACATGCCTAAAGGTTATCAGATTTCTCAGTATGACCAGCCGATCTGTGAGAATGGAAAAATCACATTTAGAGTAAATGGTGTGGATAAAACTGTGAATATCTCTCGAGCGCATTTGGAAGAAGATGCAGGAAAATCAAATCACAGTGGTGCGCACACGCTTATTAATTTAAATCGTGCCGGAATTCCACTTTTGGAAGTTGTGACGGGTCCTGATTTGCGTTCTCCGGCGGAGGCTGCGGAATACGGTCGTACTATTCGTCAAATTGTTCGCTACCTTGATGTCTGTGACGGAAACCTTGAGGAGGGATCGCTACGCTGTGATTGCAATGTCTCCGTTCGAAAAACTGGTCAAGAGCAATTTGGAACGAAAGTAGAAATCAAGAACGTCAACTCATTCCGCTTTGTTGAAAAAGCGATCGAGTACGAGATTGAAAGACAGATCGATGAGCTTGAGCGCGGAGGAAAAATCATTCAGGAAACCCGATTGTGGGATCCTGATAAGAATCGCACTTTTTCGATGCGTTCAAAAGAAGATGCTCAAGACTATCGTTATTTCCCGGATCCAGATTTGCTGCCACTGATTGTAACAGATCAGTGGATTGAGCAAATTCGTAAGGAACTTCCAGAGCTGCCAATTGCCAGAGCTAAAAGATTTCATGACGAACACGGTCTTCCGGAATCCGATGCGCACGTTCTGACGATTGAAAAATCAGTGGCGGATTATTACGAAGCCACGGCCCAGGTATCTAAAAATCATAAAGCCTCGGCGAACTGGATTATGTCAGAGCTGATGCGTGAGTTAAATACGGCAAATATGGATATCGATAGATCACCGATTAAACCCGCGCAATTAGGAAAAATGATTGCGATGATCGACACAGGTACAATTTCGGGAAAAATGGCAAAAAACGTTTTCCAAGAAATGTGGGATTCAGGTAAAGAGCCAGATGTTATTGTAAAAGAAAAAGGACTTGTGCAAATCACTGATACGTCGGCGATTGAAAAAATCATCGATGAAGTTTTGACGAATAATGCTCAAGCGGTCGAAGACCATAAGTCAGGCAAAAAGAAAAATCTTTTTGGATTCTTTGTGGGAGCGGTTATGAAAGCTTCCAAAGGCCAAGCCAGCCCCGATCTGGTAAATAAGATTCTGCAGGAGAAACTTAAGTAA
- a CDS encoding DUF192 domain-containing protein has protein sequence MASLLRCFVLGIILSFAVTSGAADKFPTKSIKVGNKTLTVEVATTSKQQEQGLMFRTHLGEDEGMLFVFSNEETRFFWMKDTMIDLSIGYFNKDGKLIDVQEMKSGKGLADTSLPSYASAQPAKYALEMNKGWFDKNKIKLGTKLKINP, from the coding sequence ATGGCGTCGCTCTTGAGATGCTTCGTTCTGGGGATCATTCTTAGTTTTGCGGTAACATCTGGAGCAGCAGATAAGTTTCCGACTAAATCAATTAAAGTGGGTAACAAAACGTTAACTGTTGAGGTTGCAACAACATCGAAGCAGCAAGAGCAAGGTTTGATGTTTCGCACACACCTTGGAGAAGATGAAGGCATGCTCTTTGTTTTCTCCAATGAAGAAACCAGATTCTTTTGGATGAAGGACACGATGATTGATCTTTCTATTGGATATTTTAATAAGGATGGAAAACTAATCGACGTCCAGGAAATGAAGTCTGGCAAAGGTCTAGCAGACACGTCTCTTCCATCCTATGCCAGCGCACAACCCGCAAAGTACGCTCTGGAGATGAATAAGGGCTGGTTTGACAAAAATAAAATTAAGCTTGGAACAAAGTTAAAAATCAATCCATAG
- the gatC gene encoding Asp-tRNA(Asn)/Glu-tRNA(Gln) amidotransferase subunit GatC — MDKKAVEHIAKLARLQITDAEAVEFSAQMEKILQNFQKIENINTQGVEPMVTPTEIESFWREDQVVQNYKPEDMVANAPDRAGNLFKVPPVV; from the coding sequence ATGGATAAAAAAGCTGTCGAACACATCGCCAAGCTGGCTCGATTACAAATCACTGATGCTGAGGCTGTCGAATTCAGCGCGCAGATGGAAAAAATCCTCCAGAATTTTCAGAAAATTGAGAATATCAATACTCAGGGCGTGGAACCTATGGTGACGCCGACGGAAATCGAATCTTTTTGGCGCGAAGATCAGGTTGTTCAAAACTACAAACCTGAAGACATGGTGGCAAACGCACCCGATCGGGCAGGAAATCTGTTTAAAGTCCCACCTGTGGTATAG
- a CDS encoding Ppx/GppA phosphatase family protein, translated as MKVAALDLGTNTFLCLIAEGDKNGITKVHKDLVEVVRLGQDVDKTGELHPEALIRAKKCLTEFKKEIDKHNVDKILAMATSAARDARNGQDLFNIGKELGIPIEVIPGEDEARISYQGATGGVIDPTKTNLVIDVGGGSTEFIVGHGEKILFGESLNMGGVRLTERFVTQQPVPQNEQAKLNVYIDEQLQKILPELRKNKLDQILAVAGTPTSIVAIEVGGFDEKKVDNYFVTKERLEYWVNVFAQTSVEEKRSKYQLGGRADIIFAGASILLNTVKALGMAGMVVSTKGVRYGVALEMLRSGDHS; from the coding sequence ATGAAAGTCGCAGCACTTGATTTAGGGACGAATACCTTTTTATGTCTGATCGCCGAAGGTGATAAGAACGGAATTACCAAGGTTCATAAAGACCTGGTTGAAGTCGTGCGCCTGGGACAAGACGTAGATAAAACCGGAGAGCTTCATCCAGAAGCTTTGATTCGCGCTAAAAAATGTCTGACTGAATTTAAAAAAGAAATCGATAAGCATAACGTTGATAAAATTCTTGCGATGGCGACGTCAGCAGCACGTGATGCCAGAAATGGTCAGGATCTTTTTAATATCGGGAAAGAATTGGGCATTCCTATTGAAGTTATTCCCGGCGAAGACGAAGCGCGTATCAGCTATCAGGGTGCAACTGGTGGAGTGATCGATCCGACTAAGACCAATCTGGTGATTGACGTAGGTGGTGGTTCGACCGAGTTCATTGTTGGTCACGGCGAAAAGATCCTATTCGGTGAAAGTCTTAACATGGGTGGCGTTCGTTTGACGGAAAGATTTGTTACACAACAACCTGTTCCCCAAAATGAACAAGCGAAACTTAATGTATATATAGATGAACAGCTTCAAAAAATTCTGCCGGAACTTCGCAAGAACAAACTGGATCAGATTCTTGCTGTTGCAGGCACCCCGACTTCAATCGTGGCGATTGAGGTGGGCGGTTTCGATGAAAAGAAAGTTGATAACTATTTCGTGACCAAAGAAAGACTTGAGTACTGGGTGAATGTCTTTGCCCAAACTTCAGTCGAGGAAAAGCGAAGCAAGTACCAACTAGGAGGTCGTGCCGATATTATTTTTGCTGGAGCCTCCATCTTATTGAATACAGTCAAAGCTTTGGGCATGGCTGGTATGGTTGTTTCTACTAAAGGGGTTAGATATGGCGTCGCTCTTGAGATGCTTCGTTCTGGGGATCATTCTTAG
- the gatA gene encoding Asp-tRNA(Asn)/Glu-tRNA(Gln) amidotransferase subunit GatA yields the protein MDLTFASLSEISDAVKSKKVSAKEVAAHFQKRIESLDSKLNAFTSHNPNALKDAENTDSRIAKGEDVGLLAGVPFGIKEMLCTKGLKTTAGSKILSNFVPPYDSTVVARLKKQGVTVMGKLNQDEFAMGSSNETSFYGAVKNPWDVNRVPGGSSGGSAAAQAARLVAGTIGTDTGGSIRQPASFCGIVGVKPTYGRVSRYGIIAFASSLDQAGPMVSSVKDAALTMEVISGHDPMDSTSSQKAVPSWSKNLSTDVKGLKIGVIKEYMKGGLDVDTEKTFSESLKTLKSMGAEIVEVSVSMSEFAVPIYYLVATSEASSNLARYDGIRYGYRAEFPSLAGVELEDFYAKTRGEGFGQEVKRRIMLGTYCLSSGYYDAYYTKAGQVRRMLTEQYLAAFRNCDVILSPVTTSPAFKIGELVSDPLAMYMNDIFTTSTNLAGLPGMSVPFGASSTGLPIGVQVTANHFDEQRMLNVAAALESVSPVKGKKPHVI from the coding sequence GTGGATTTAACTTTTGCCTCGTTAAGCGAGATCTCTGACGCTGTAAAATCAAAAAAAGTTAGTGCGAAAGAAGTGGCCGCACATTTTCAAAAAAGAATCGAGTCACTTGATTCAAAATTGAACGCGTTTACTTCGCATAATCCGAATGCTCTTAAAGATGCCGAAAATACGGATTCAAGGATTGCAAAGGGCGAAGACGTGGGTCTGCTTGCCGGCGTGCCTTTTGGCATTAAAGAAATGCTTTGTACCAAGGGTTTAAAAACTACAGCGGGCTCAAAGATTTTAAGTAACTTTGTTCCACCTTATGACTCGACTGTGGTTGCGCGTCTAAAAAAACAAGGCGTTACGGTCATGGGAAAATTGAATCAAGATGAATTCGCAATGGGTTCTTCGAATGAAACATCGTTTTATGGCGCCGTTAAAAATCCATGGGATGTTAATCGTGTCCCCGGTGGATCTTCAGGTGGATCCGCCGCAGCTCAAGCGGCGCGTTTAGTTGCGGGGACCATTGGAACTGATACAGGTGGATCCATTCGTCAGCCAGCAAGCTTCTGTGGAATAGTGGGCGTAAAACCCACGTATGGCCGTGTCAGTCGTTACGGAATTATTGCATTTGCTTCTTCGCTGGATCAAGCCGGTCCCATGGTAAGCTCGGTTAAAGATGCGGCTCTGACTATGGAAGTAATTTCTGGTCACGATCCTATGGACTCAACTTCATCTCAAAAAGCAGTTCCTTCTTGGTCAAAGAACCTTTCCACTGATGTGAAAGGTTTAAAGATCGGCGTGATCAAAGAATACATGAAGGGCGGCTTAGACGTCGACACGGAAAAAACTTTCAGTGAATCCTTGAAGACTTTAAAAAGTATGGGTGCAGAGATTGTTGAAGTTTCTGTGTCGATGTCAGAATTTGCTGTGCCTATTTACTATCTGGTCGCAACAAGTGAAGCGTCATCAAATTTAGCTCGCTATGATGGAATTCGTTATGGCTACCGCGCAGAGTTTCCAAGCCTAGCGGGCGTAGAGCTGGAAGATTTTTACGCAAAAACTCGCGGTGAAGGATTTGGCCAAGAAGTAAAACGCAGAATTATGTTGGGTACTTATTGTCTTTCAAGCGGTTATTACGATGCCTACTATACCAAGGCTGGCCAAGTTCGTCGTATGTTGACTGAACAGTATCTGGCGGCATTTAGAAATTGCGATGTGATTTTAAGTCCGGTCACAACATCACCAGCCTTTAAAATCGGTGAATTGGTATCAGATCCATTGGCGATGTACATGAATGACATCTTCACTACGTCCACGAACTTAGCGGGTCTGCCTGGTATGAGTGTTCCTTTTGGAGCATCCAGCACGGGCTTGCCTATTGGTGTCCAAGTCACGGCCAATCACTTTGACGAGCAACGCATGCTGAATGTCGCAGCGGCCTTGGAATCAGTTTCTCCGGTGAAAGGAAAAAAACCCCATGTCATATAG
- a CDS encoding LysM peptidoglycan-binding domain-containing protein, which produces MMKKLVVLLACFGLVANLSACSLFSKDSKSGEEVTSDFDSADLEKLEGEDALQAEGGAAPAASDQLPEDALGETHTDTAAAAPTDMPAEAPAEPTVADLPADPFAPQPDAAAPTDTASSSVPEPTTPDMPSPMSDSSSTASTTYVDQSSEPAAPKVSKPLQKVATAPWQVGKVWYNTVYFARPGDSLKSISTMIYGNSKKVGELKKGNPTIASRGVKPGDKVYYNSPHRADDSGRLITYYEDNGIQPEVYTAQEGDDLKKISKELLGYKDAWKEVWASNSVESKTSLPAGTQLQYWKGGQVAAAAPAEQHQEVAGTQAPPPMPEAPAMPEAPPMPEAPPQQAAADIPPPPDMQPPADQMAPPPPPPPEMAQNMAPPPPPPPMPVMNQPHQEAAPGGMDNDTTMALGVVGLAAAGLAILIVMRKKRRQRELEQQSMDNTHVGT; this is translated from the coding sequence ATGATGAAAAAACTCGTTGTACTACTAGCGTGTTTCGGTTTGGTTGCAAATCTTAGTGCCTGCAGCCTTTTTAGTAAGGATTCTAAATCTGGTGAAGAAGTCACTTCTGACTTTGATTCAGCTGATTTGGAAAAACTTGAAGGCGAAGACGCTCTTCAAGCAGAAGGTGGCGCAGCTCCAGCAGCATCCGACCAACTTCCAGAAGATGCACTTGGCGAAACTCACACTGACACTGCGGCAGCGGCTCCAACTGATATGCCAGCTGAAGCTCCAGCAGAACCAACTGTAGCCGATCTTCCAGCAGATCCGTTTGCTCCACAACCAGATGCAGCCGCTCCAACAGACACAGCATCTTCGTCTGTACCAGAGCCAACAACTCCAGATATGCCATCACCAATGTCGGATTCTTCAAGCACGGCTTCGACTACTTATGTAGATCAAAGCTCTGAGCCTGCAGCTCCGAAAGTTTCTAAACCACTTCAAAAAGTTGCAACAGCACCTTGGCAAGTTGGTAAAGTTTGGTACAACACGGTTTATTTTGCGCGCCCAGGTGACTCTTTGAAGAGCATCAGCACAATGATCTATGGCAACAGCAAAAAAGTTGGCGAACTTAAAAAAGGAAATCCAACGATTGCTTCTCGTGGCGTAAAACCAGGTGACAAAGTTTATTACAACTCTCCTCACCGCGCTGACGACTCTGGCCGTTTGATTACTTATTACGAAGACAACGGCATCCAACCAGAAGTTTACACGGCCCAAGAAGGCGATGATCTTAAGAAAATCTCCAAAGAACTTTTGGGTTATAAAGATGCATGGAAAGAAGTTTGGGCAAGCAACTCTGTTGAATCAAAAACAAGTTTGCCTGCAGGAACTCAATTGCAATACTGGAAAGGTGGCCAAGTGGCTGCCGCAGCTCCGGCTGAACAGCATCAAGAGGTAGCAGGAACTCAAGCTCCTCCTCCGATGCCGGAAGCACCAGCAATGCCAGAGGCTCCGCCGATGCCAGAAGCTCCTCCACAACAGGCAGCTGCTGATATTCCGCCTCCACCAGATATGCAACCTCCAGCTGATCAGATGGCACCTCCACCTCCTCCGCCACCTGAAATGGCGCAAAATATGGCGCCGCCCCCACCGCCGCCTCCAATGCCGGTTATGAATCAACCGCACCAGGAAGCAGCTCCAGGTGGTATGGATAACGACACGACTATGGCTTTGGGTGTAGTTGGTTTGGCAGCAGCAGGTCTTGCAATCTTGATCGTGATGAGAAAGAAACGCAGACAACGTGAACTTGAACAACAGTCAATGGACAATACTCACGTAGGAACGTAG
- the ligA gene encoding NAD-dependent DNA ligase LigA: protein MSKKRHEELKKIIAEHDHNYYVMDRPAITDYEYDQLFDELLKIEKSEKGLDLSDSPSQRVGGKVLESFTKATHRLPMLSLANSYSPEDIFEFDERIKKFLSSDKEVEYFCELKFDGLSMEIIYENGQLVRALTRGDGTIGEDVTENVKTIKSIPLKIKNAPEVFEVRGEVLIFKKDFAELNETQQESGQPTFANPRNAAAGSMRQLDSKVAAARPLKFFGYALGMVEGKTFETQEGIQEYFADHGIPTAIKSNPDLVRLCKGPQEVVDYYHHIEKVRSSLPFDIDGIVIKVNSLRLQDDLGLVARSPRWATAAKFKPEQATTVIENIHIQVGRTGALTPVAIMTPVKVGGVTVTNSTLHNQDEIDRKDVRIGDTVIIQRAGDVIPEVVAVVLEKRPKNSKPFLMPEKCPACGSPVHKAEGEVVTRCTNPLCIAMIKESLKHFVGRRAMNLDKIGDRLIETLVDNKMLTSFSDFYRLTKEDILSLERQGDKSAENIITSIENSKKPTLARFIFGLGIRFVGEQTAKLLADHFVNIENFLNASEEELLQVPEIGPKVATSIREWTSNKKLVKEVHEMLKLGVEITNPVRATEGALSGMSFLITGTLPVKRDDAKDVIEKNGGKILSSVSSKLSYLVVGDDPGSKVDKAQTLGVKIISWEDLQKML, encoded by the coding sequence ATGTCTAAGAAACGCCACGAAGAGCTTAAAAAGATCATTGCTGAACACGACCACAACTATTACGTCATGGATCGCCCGGCGATCACCGACTATGAGTATGATCAGCTATTTGATGAGCTTTTAAAGATAGAAAAGTCTGAAAAGGGATTGGACCTGTCAGATTCCCCAAGCCAGCGCGTGGGTGGAAAGGTTTTAGAAAGCTTCACCAAGGCAACACATCGCCTGCCGATGTTGTCTCTTGCCAATAGTTATTCACCGGAAGACATCTTTGAATTCGATGAACGCATCAAAAAGTTTCTGAGTTCCGACAAAGAGGTGGAGTATTTTTGCGAACTTAAGTTTGACGGCCTTTCAATGGAAATAATCTATGAGAACGGTCAACTGGTTCGCGCCCTGACCCGTGGTGATGGAACTATTGGCGAGGACGTGACCGAAAATGTAAAAACGATCAAAAGCATTCCGCTAAAAATTAAGAATGCTCCCGAAGTTTTCGAAGTTCGTGGCGAAGTTCTAATTTTCAAAAAAGATTTCGCTGAACTGAATGAGACTCAGCAGGAAAGTGGACAACCAACATTTGCCAACCCTCGAAATGCCGCCGCAGGATCTATGCGCCAATTAGATTCTAAAGTTGCTGCGGCTCGACCGCTTAAGTTCTTTGGCTATGCTCTGGGTATGGTTGAGGGTAAAACATTTGAAACCCAAGAAGGCATTCAAGAATATTTTGCTGACCACGGAATTCCGACGGCGATAAAATCAAACCCGGATCTGGTTCGCTTGTGTAAAGGACCGCAAGAGGTAGTTGATTACTATCACCATATTGAAAAAGTTCGTTCATCTTTACCATTTGATATTGATGGTATCGTGATCAAAGTGAATTCATTGCGCCTTCAAGACGATTTAGGCCTGGTCGCAAGAAGTCCGCGCTGGGCAACGGCTGCCAAGTTTAAACCTGAACAAGCAACAACCGTGATTGAAAATATTCACATCCAGGTCGGTCGCACAGGAGCCCTGACTCCGGTTGCAATCATGACTCCCGTTAAAGTGGGTGGCGTTACCGTTACAAATTCCACTCTTCACAATCAAGATGAGATTGATCGCAAAGATGTTCGCATCGGTGATACGGTCATCATTCAACGCGCTGGCGATGTGATTCCGGAAGTAGTGGCCGTGGTTCTGGAAAAGCGCCCAAAAAATAGTAAGCCATTCTTAATGCCAGAAAAGTGCCCCGCCTGCGGATCTCCCGTTCACAAAGCTGAAGGCGAAGTCGTTACCCGCTGCACGAACCCACTTTGTATCGCGATGATCAAAGAGTCGCTAAAACACTTCGTCGGACGTCGTGCGATGAATTTGGATAAAATTGGCGATCGCCTGATTGAGACATTAGTTGATAATAAAATGCTGACTTCGTTCTCCGATTTTTACCGCCTGACGAAAGAAGACATCCTTTCTTTGGAACGCCAAGGAGACAAGTCCGCAGAAAATATTATTACAAGCATTGAGAACAGCAAAAAGCCAACGCTTGCCAGATTCATTTTTGGTTTGGGAATTCGTTTCGTCGGCGAACAAACGGCCAAGCTGCTTGCTGACCACTTTGTTAATATTGAAAACTTCTTAAACGCCTCCGAAGAAGAGCTGTTGCAAGTGCCAGAAATCGGGCCCAAGGTTGCAACTTCTATTCGCGAATGGACGTCTAACAAAAAGCTCGTCAAAGAAGTTCACGAAATGCTTAAGCTTGGTGTGGAAATCACAAACCCCGTGCGCGCCACCGAAGGTGCACTTTCGGGAATGAGCTTTCTTATCACTGGAACTTTGCCGGTGAAACGTGATGATGCCAAAGATGTGATTGAAAAAAATGGGGGTAAGATTCTAAGCTCAGTTTCTTCAAAGCTCAGCTATCTTGTCGTCGGGGATGACCCGGGCTCTAAGGTCGATAAAGCACAAACCCTGGGCGTGAAAATCATTTCCTGGGAAGATCTTCAGAAGATGCTTTAG
- a CDS encoding PilZ domain-containing protein, protein MEDTAKVPAPRTPLNLEVSFKRNYAREETKGTLKNISISGAFLEFTGGQVRANEKLHLIFVVAGRERKVAAHIIWANSNGCGVKFMPVNNRDVQIVDDLIYFVENGRSESRSVIDSIFKKVG, encoded by the coding sequence GTGGAGGACACTGCAAAGGTTCCGGCACCAAGAACCCCTCTAAACCTAGAGGTTTCTTTCAAGCGTAATTATGCGCGTGAGGAAACTAAAGGCACGCTTAAGAATATCAGCATCTCGGGAGCCTTCTTAGAGTTTACAGGTGGCCAAGTGCGCGCCAATGAAAAGTTGCACCTTATATTTGTCGTTGCAGGACGAGAGCGCAAGGTTGCCGCTCATATAATTTGGGCAAATTCAAATGGGTGCGGAGTGAAGTTCATGCCCGTGAACAACAGAGACGTTCAAATCGTTGATGATTTGATTTATTTCGTTGAGAACGGTCGCAGTGAATCTCGCTCAGTGATTGATTCGATCTTTAAAAAGGTCGGATAG